The Methanobrevibacter millerae genome segment TACAAAATATCTTTCCTTATACCTTGCATTAATAGCCAAAAGGCCTCTGCATCCTTTCAGTGACGATAAAAAGGATGAAGTTTACAGATTGGATGATTCCTACTACTGCAAGGGAAGAATCAAATACATTAATGACAAGAATTCCCTTTGCAGATACTGCGTTTGTCAAAATGAGGGTTATTTCACAATGTTTTAGTTAATTAACGAATATATTCAATTTTTTTAATACTTCATCAGCTCTTTTTAATGATTCAATCTCTTCAGGTGTTGAAGGAGAATTCAATCTTTCAATGAACAATTCTGCATCAATTCCACTTAATGTTGGTGTTAGGTTAATTTTTCTTGCCATATTATACATACTCCCATTATTAATTATTTTAAAACATTATAAGTTAATATCAGGTCTTTTCCCAGACTGTATGAATCGGTCAACTCCAGATTAACGCCCTCATCCATCGTGTCAAAGCCTTCACCGTCAAATAATGTCTTTGCATTAACTCCGCCGACCACTTTCGGGGCAACACAGACTCTTATCTCATCAATCAGACCTTCCTTTATCATGGAAAAGTTAAGCGTGGCTCCTCCTTCAAGCATTAACGTTTCTATGCCTTCACCAGCCAAATGATTCATCAATGCGGTTAAATCAACTCTCCTATCGCCTGAAAAGAAGAATTCAACTCCCCTTCTTTGGAAAACATCGTATCTGTCGCTTACAACAAATTCATGCTTGTACTCGTTGGCGCCTGCGATAATCGTTCTTGCGTCCTTGTTTGTTATTCTTGCAGCTATT includes the following:
- a CDS encoding DUF2115 family protein, with translation MIKDGVITKFKADIDYYFETYAGGDIETREFTKYLSLYLALIAKRPLHPFSDDKKDEVYRLDDSYYCKGRIKYINDKNSLCRYCVCQNEGYFTMF
- a CDS encoding 2,5-diamino-6-(ribosylamino)-4(3H)-pyrimidinone 5'-phosphate reductase, with product MKPYVILNAAMTLDGKIVTAKNSSNISGEEDLKRVHELRKNVDAIMVGIGTVMADDPRLTVHKIDANPEDNPVRVVVDSKCRTPIAARITNKDARTIIAGANEYKHEFVVSDRYDVFQRRGVEFFFSGDRRVDLTALMNHLAGEGIETLMLEGGATLNFSMIKEGLIDEIRVCVAPKVVGGVNAKTLFDGEGFDTMDEGVNLELTDSYSLGKDLILTYNVLK